The following proteins are co-located in the Microplitis demolitor isolate Queensland-Clemson2020A chromosome 5, iyMicDemo2.1a, whole genome shotgun sequence genome:
- the LOC106693573 gene encoding uncharacterized protein LOC106693573, protein MELEKVEKSRVKINSSRIKKSGVDSNEHHENTTVVSDEETAELSEEIKAPVLKPKKSKIIKESKYESTKLEDNVAQVLQRFKRGCECQDDQCFKGLNPEAVYRHRLNIAELTKAEHDMYLMGVTMACLANPNQTARHTERRRLRAQYVYQGRRVCLDAFLYLENCTHYQIKRIRKHLVTHGVTPRVHGNHGKIPHNTFSLDIYQIATEFLKSFIKEQEINHKTIKTSIKNSTGVSIHLPAEITRKTVHDLYKDYCRKLSPTIKVMGYSTFRRFMKVQFPHIKFAKLEFVVRPQQINQYQSSIISNSVIINDNNKQMELEEETETGETETEQTESLHFITETADMIPIVIASGDIQHDNDNNSYFITPTNKLNGELSYQLTTTGLLVNRSGLPITVANINSA, encoded by the exons ATGGAACTTGAAAAAGTGGAAAAATCTCGTGTGAAAATAAACTCTAGCAGGATTAAAAAATCTGGAGTTGATAGTAATGAGCATCATGAGAATacg ACAGTAGTAAGTGATGAAGAGACAGCAGAATTATCTGAAGAAATAAAGGCCCCAgtattaaaaccaaaaaagtctaaaataataaaagagtcTAAATACGAATCAACAAAACTTGAAGACAACGTCGCCCAAGTACTGCAACGTTTTAAACGCGGCTGTGAGTGTCAAGACGACCAGTGTTTCAAAGGATTGAATCCCGAGGCAGTGTATCGTCACCGTCTTAATATCGCTGAGTTAACAAAAGCCGAGCACGATATGTATTTAATGGGCGTAACAATGGCATGTTTGGCAAATCCAAATCAAACCGCCCGTCACACCGAACGTCGACGATTACGTGCTCAATACGTTTATCAAGGACGTCGTGTTTGTTTAGACGCCTTTTTGTATCTCGAAAACTGTACGCACTACCAGATAAAACGCATACGGAAACATTTAGTAACTCATGGTGTGACGCCTCGTGTTCATGGTAATCATGGTAAAATTCCCCATAATACATTTTCACTGGATATTTATCAAATAGCAACtgaatttttaaagtcatTTATAAAAGAACAAGAAATAAATCACAAGACAATAAAAACATCAATCAAAAATTCAACGGGTGTTTCGATACATTTGCCAGCTGAAATAACTCGAAAAACAGTTCACGATTTATATAAAGACTACTGCAGAAAATTATCACCGACGATAAAAGTAATGGGTTACTCGACATTCCGACGTTTTATGAAAGTACAATTTCCTCATATTAAATTCGCAAAACTTGAATTTGTCGTAAGACCGCagcaaataaatcaatatcagTCATCAATTATTAGTAATAGCGTTatcattaatgataataacaaacAAATGGAATTGGAAGAAGAAACCGAAACCGGGGAAACGGAAACAGAACAAACAGAGTCGTTACATTTTATAACAGAAACAGCTGATATGATACCAATTGTTATTGCCTCTGGTGATATTCAacatgataatgataataattcatattttattacgccaacaaataaattaaatgggGAATTGAGCTATCAGTTAACTACCACGGGTTTATTAGTCAACAGATCTGGACTTCCAATAACGGTTGCTAATATTAATTCggcgtaa